The Vicia villosa cultivar HV-30 ecotype Madison, WI unplaced genomic scaffold, Vvil1.0 ctg.000055F_1_1_2_unsc, whole genome shotgun sequence genome includes a region encoding these proteins:
- the LOC131623185 gene encoding uncharacterized protein LOC131623185: protein MMCDIGQDSFKRAHAYDSLCNDKDTPLYPGCTNFTRLSAVLKLFNLKAINGWTDKSFTELLELLTQMLPEGNVLPSRYYEAKKILCPMGLEYEKIHACPNDCILYRKEYVNYNHCPKCKASRYKKRHGESSDYEEVKKGPPAKVVWYLPIISRFKRLFANANDAKNLRWHAEERKCDGQIRHVADSLQSKKIDYLFPNFGKESRNLRLGLATDGMNPFGNLNTNHSSWPVLLMIYNLSPRLSMKRKYIMLSMMISGPKQPGNDIDVYLSPLIDDLKVLWEEGVDVFDAHSGEQFNMRAMLFCTINDFPAYGNLSGYKVKGHKACPICEKDTCYHQLEKGKKTIYLGHRKFLNRYHPYRRLRKAFNGEQEHGVAPKPLTGEEVYQRQQDITAVFGKYQKRPIVKNIWKKRSVFFDLPYWSSLEVRHCIDVMHVEKNVCDSVIGTLLNIQGKTKDGINTRLDLGVMGIREELTPQYIGNKTYLPPACYTLSKKKKTSFCECLESIKVPHGYSSNVKRLVSVKDLKLVGLKSHDCHVLMQQLLPVAIRGILPNNVRKTITRLCLFFNAICCKAIDPLKLEDLENEAAVILCQLEMFFPPSFFDIMVHLIVPLVREIRLCGPIFLRWMYPIERYMKILKGYTKNPHRPEASIIERYIAEEAIEFCSNYLSKVNAIGVPKSRHDGRCEGVGTQGLKIKILSIDVVVQAHLYILNNTDEVQPYLSAHKSIIKKKYPKMSERGLLKEHNKSFSEWFKEKIAGDDSASKTIKWLSYEPKCNILTWSGYDINKTSFYTKAKDDRSTTQNSGVMIVAESMHFSSAKDKNPVMASTPYFGVIEEIWEVDYVVFKVPVFKCKWVDINSGVRIDEFGVTLVDLSKLAYADEPFIMASQAKQVFYVTDPSNKRWSVVLQGKVHDSDENQDANLDISETPPFSTNVPTFIEEDVEDDVHAIRIDHEEGIWEN, encoded by the exons ATGATGTGTGATATTGGACAAGATTCGTTTAAGAGGGCACATGCGTATGATAGCTTATGCAATGACAAGGATACACCTTTGTACCCGGGATGCACAAATTTTACACGTTTGTCAGCcgtgttaaaattgtttaatctaAAGGCAATTAACGGGTGGACTGACAAAAGTTTTACCGAATTACTTGAACTGTTGACACAAATGCTTCCAGAAGGTAACGTACTGCCAAGTCGTTATTACGAGGCTAAGAAAATACTGTGTCCGATGGGTTTGGAGTatgaaaagatacatgcatgtcctaatgattgcatattatacagaAAAGAGTATGTAAACTATAACCATTGTCCAAAGTGCAAGGCGTCACGCTACAAAAAGAGACATGGTGAATCTAGTGATTATGAGGAGGTCAAAAAGGGTCCTCCTGCGAAAGTGGTATGGTACCTACCAATAATTTCAAGGTTTAAGAGATTATTCGCTAATGCAAACGACGCAAAGAATCTTAGGTGGCATGcagaagaaagaaaatgtgatGGACAAATCCGCCATGTAGCTGATTCTTTGCAATCGAAGAAAATTGATTATTTGTTTCCAAATTTTGGCAAAGAGTCGAGAAACCTTAGACTTGGACTtgctactgatggaatgaatccGTTTGGTAATCTAAATACTAACCATTCTTCTTGGCCTGTTCTTCTGATGATTTACAACCTATCTCCTAGGCTGTCCATGAAGCGTAAATATATTATGTTATCCATGATGATTTCGGGCCCAAAACAACCAGGAAATgacatagatgtttatctaagTCCACTGATCGATGATTTAAAAGTGTTGTGGGAGGAAGGGGTGGATGTTTTCGATGCGCATTCTGGTGAACAGTTCAATATGCGTGCCATGTTGTTTTGCACCATCAACGATTTTCCGGCATATGGCAATTTGTCTGGGTATAAAGTTAAAGGGCATAAAGCGTGTCCTATATGTGAAAAAGACACATGTTACCATCAGCTTGAAAAAGGAAAGAAGACTATTTATCTCGGGCATCGAAAATTTCTAAATCGTTATCATCCATATCGTAGATTGCGGAAAGCTTTCAATGGGGAACAAGAGCATGGTGTTGCTCCAAAGCCCTTAACTGGAGAGGAAGTTTATCAACGACAACAGGACATTACTGCTGTCTTTGGAAAGTACCAAAAGCGACCCATTGtgaaaaatatatggaaaaagaGGTCGGTTTTCTTCgatcttccatattggtctaGTCTTGAGGTAAGACATTGTATTGATGTGATGCACGTGGAGAAAAATGTATGTGATAGTGTAATCGGAACACTTCTCAacattcaaggcaagacaaaggaTGGTATTAATACTCGTCTAGATTTGGGCGTGATGGGTATACGAGAAGAGCTAACTCCACAATATATAG gtAACAAGACGTATCTGCCTCCTGCCTGCTACActttgtcgaaaaaaaagaaaacaagttTTTGTGAGTGTTTAGAAAGTATCAAAGTGCCGCATGGTTACTCATCAAATGTCAAGAGGCTTGTatcggttaaagatctcaaattagttggcttaaaatctcatgacTGTCATGTCTTAATGCAACAACTACTACCAGTGGCTATTCGTGGGATATTGCCTAACAATGTTAGGAAGACTATAACTAGGTTGTGCCTGTTTTTCAATGCAATTTGTTGCAAAGCCATTGATCCATTAAAGTTAGAAGATTTGGAAAATGAGGCTGCAGTTATCTTGTGCCAATTAGAGATGTTTTTTCCTCCttcattttttgacattatggttcacttgATTGTTCCTCTAGTAAGGGAGATTAGATTATGTGGTCCAATTTTTTTACGGTGGATGTATCCAATAGAGCGATACATGAAGATCCTAAAAGGGTATACCAAGAACCCACACCGTCCGGAAGCATCGATTATTGAGAGGTACATTGCAGAAGAAGCAATTGAGTTTTGTTCTAATTATTTGTCGAAAGTGAATGCTATAGGGGTTCCCAAGTCTCGTCATGATGGAAGATGTGAGGGTGTGGGTACACAAGGTTTAAAGATCAAGATCTTAAGTATTGATGTGGTTGTTCAAGCgcatttgtatatattgaataacaCGGATGAAGTTCAACCTTACTTATCTGCTCACAAAAGCATCATAAAGAAAAAGTACCCCAAGATGAGTGAAAGAGGGTTGTTAAAAGAGCATAATAAGAGTTTCTCTGAGTGGTTTAAAGAAAAAATTGCTGGTGATGATAGTGCTTCAAAAACAATTAAGTGGTTGTCCTATGAGCCTAAATGTAACATATTAACTTGGAGTGGATACGATATTAATAAAACTTCCTTTTATACAAAGGCAAAGGATGACCGTAGTACCACgcaaaatagtggggttatgaTTGTGGCCGAGTCCATGCACTTCTCTAGTGCTAAAGATAAAAACCCGGTTATGGCATCTACGCCTTACTTTGGGGTGATTGAAGAGATTTgggaagttgattatgttgtgttTAAAGTTCCTGTATTTAAATGCAAATGGGTTGATATCAATAGTGGTGTAAGAAttgatgaatttggagttacactGGTTGATCTTAGCAAGTTAGCTTATGCGGACGAACCTTTCATCATGGCATctcaagcaaaacaagttttttatgtcaCAGATCCTTCTAATAAAAGGTGGTCAGTTGTTCTACAAGGAAAGGTGCATGATAGTGATGAAAATCAAGATGCGAATCTTGATATTTCAGAAACTCCTCCTTTCTCAACAAATGTGCCTACCTTCATTGAAGAAGATGTAGAGGATGATGTGCATGCTATTCGCATAGATCATGAAGAAGGGATATGGGAGAACTAG